A window of the Lactuca sativa cultivar Salinas chromosome 7, Lsat_Salinas_v11, whole genome shotgun sequence genome harbors these coding sequences:
- the LOC111877798 gene encoding serine/threonine-protein kinase CDG1 isoform X2, producing MCSETSESDRLLLTSVQPCRHFSLAEIKSASKDFDDKLIIGQGGFGKVYKGFMYIEETSHVVAIKRLDSKSEQGALEFKAEIEMLSKLRHCHLVSLIGFCDDNNEMILVYAYMPNGTLYHHLHKSETPLNWVQRLKIAIGAGRGLDYLHTGFGTQQGVIHRDVKSSNILLDENWAAMISDFGLSKLGPINQSLSFIDASVKGTFGYLDPEYFYTRRLTRKTDVYAFGVVLFELLTGRLAVDEQNVYDQCSLVRWAQKCVKARKLDQMVDSSIAGTVFPKCLRGFAHIADRCLRSHLKERPTMAEIVVSLQALLELQERYDNSSEPSGISGFTWKIHKYLVSATKLNADQTGASSSICPENNMNRLPKELVAIDLKSFKYSELTSRLPKELVAIDLKSFKYSELTSATKNFGNDNLLSYKSFGKVYKGWIDRTTYSPSEDNTRLPVAIKRLDNYKCADQLDLEMMKEFIHPNLEKLIGYCLHGQKLFLVYEFMPNGNFEDLLDSGGVAQLPLVTKVKIAIGIARGIVFLHKTQDPVGSFISGSVSRSLLDRRKILLDEDFTAKLSGYDVIKLIRGFYPDETGRLRYGGISDSYPRWCGPLELQSDISGFTVVFAELKNVLKSVMRWIQNQRC from the exons ATGTGCTCTGAAACTTCTGAAAGTGATAGGTTGTTATTAACTTCAGTACAACCATGTCGTCACTTTTCTCTTGCAGAGATTAAATCCGCCTCCAAGGACTTTGATGATAAACTGATCATCGGACAAGGAGGGTTTGGTAAAGTTTACAAAGGTTTTATGTATATTGAAGAAACAAGTCATGTAGTAGCCATTAAACGGTTAGATTCTAAATCTGAGCAAGGGGCACTTGAGTTTAAGGCCGAAATCGAGATGCTTTCTAAGCTGCGTCACTGTCACTTGGTGTCTCTTATCGGTTTTTGTGATGATAACAATGAGATGATCTTAGTTTATGCATATATGCCTAATGGAACCCTCTACCATCATCTGCACAAATCTGAGACTCCTTTAAATTGGGTTCAACGACTTAAGATAGCCATAGGTGCTGGTCGTGGGTTGGACTACCTTCACACAGGTTTTGGAACTCAACAAGGAGTCATTCATCGTGATGTGAAGAGTTCAAACATTCTTTTGGATGAGAACTGGGCAGCTATGATTTCTGATTTCGGGCtgtccaaattaggcccaatcaACCAATCATTATCATTTATTGATGCAAGTGTTAAAGGCACATTCGGATATCTGGATCCAGAGTATTTCTATACCAGAAGGCTGACAAGGAAGACAGATGTATATGCATTTGGGGTTGTGTTGTTTGAATTGCTAACAGGGAGGCTTGCAGTAGATGAACAAAATGTGTACGACCAATGCAGTTTGGTAAGGTGGGCTCAAAAATGCGTGAAAGCACGAAAATTAGACCAAATGGTTGATTCTAGTATTGCGGGAACAGTATTTCCCAAATGTTTGCGAGGTTTTGCACATATTGCAGATCGTTGTTTGCGTAGTCATCTAAAAGAACGTCCCACCATGGCCGAGATTGTTGTCTCACTTCAGGCTTTACTCGAACTACAAGAAAGATATGACAATTCTTCTGAGCCATCAGGCATAAGTGGATTCACTTGGAAGATTCATAAGTACCTTGTTTCTGCCACTAAACTAAACGCTG ATCAAACTGGAGCAAGTTCATCAATCTGCCCTGAAAATAACATGAATCGGTTGCCTAAGGAATTAGTGGCTATAGATCTGAAATCATTCAAGTATTCTGAACTGACAAGTAGGTTGCCTAAGGAATTAGTGGCTATAGATCTGAAATCATTCAAGTATTCTGAACTGACAAGTGCTACGAAGAACTTTGGAAACGACAATCTTTTGAGTTACAAGAGTTTTGGGAAGGTTTACAAAGGATGGATTGATAGAACAACATATTCCCCCTCTGAAGATAATACTAGATTGCCGGTTGCAATTAAGAGGCTCGACAACTACAAATGTGCAGATCAG TTGGATCTGGAAATGATGAAAGAATTTATTCATCCCAACCTTGAAAAGCTCATAGGATATTGCTTGCATGGCCAAAAGCTCTTCCTTGTGTATGAATTCATGCCTAATGGAAACTTTGAGGATCTCCTCGATAGCG GAGGCGTAGCACAACTTCCATTGGTTACAAAGGTGAAAATAGCAATAGGAATTGCTAGAGGGATTGTTTTCTTGCACAAAACACAAGATCCAGTTGGTTCTTTTATTAGTGGATCAGTTTCTCGGTCACTGCTTGACAGACGTAAGATTTTATTGGATGAG GATTTTACAGCAAAGCTTTCAGGTTATGACGTTATTAAGTTAATACGTGGTTTCTATCCTGATGAAACTGGGCGTCTTCGTTATGGTGGCATTAGCGACTCTTATCCTAGGTGGTGCG GGCCCTTGGAACTACAGAGCGATATCTCGGGTTTTACAGTGGTATTCGCGGAATTG AAGAATGTTTTAAAATCTGTAATGAGGTGGATTCAGAATCAAAGATGCTAA
- the LOC111877798 gene encoding serine/threonine-protein kinase CDG1 isoform X1 translates to MCSETSESDRLLLTSVQPCRHFSLAEIKSASKDFDDKLIIGQGGFGKVYKGFMYIEETSHVVAIKRLDSKSEQGALEFKAEIEMLSKLRHCHLVSLIGFCDDNNEMILVYAYMPNGTLYHHLHKSETPLNWVQRLKIAIGAGRGLDYLHTGFGTQQGVIHRDVKSSNILLDENWAAMISDFGLSKLGPINQSLSFIDASVKGTFGYLDPEYFYTRRLTRKTDVYAFGVVLFELLTGRLAVDEQNVYDQCSLVRWAQKCVKARKLDQMVDSSIAGTVFPKCLRGFAHIADRCLRSHLKERPTMAEIVVSLQALLELQERYDNSSEPSGISGFTWKIHKYLVSATKLNADQTGASSSICPENNMNRLPKELVAIDLKSFKYSELTSRLPKELVAIDLKSFKYSELTSATKNFGNDNLLSYKSFGKVYKGWIDRTTYSPSEDNTRLPVAIKRLDNYKCADQLDLEMMKEFIHPNLEKLIGYCLHGQKLFLVYEFMPNGNFEDLLDSGGVAQLPLVTKVKIAIGIARGIVFLHKTQDPVGSFISGSVSRSLLDRRKILLDEDFTAKLSGYDVIKLIRGFYPDETGRLRYGGISDSYPRWCGPLELQSDISGFTVVFAELVTGIQISIGNFFQEIYNPWFKQYKLSVW, encoded by the exons ATGTGCTCTGAAACTTCTGAAAGTGATAGGTTGTTATTAACTTCAGTACAACCATGTCGTCACTTTTCTCTTGCAGAGATTAAATCCGCCTCCAAGGACTTTGATGATAAACTGATCATCGGACAAGGAGGGTTTGGTAAAGTTTACAAAGGTTTTATGTATATTGAAGAAACAAGTCATGTAGTAGCCATTAAACGGTTAGATTCTAAATCTGAGCAAGGGGCACTTGAGTTTAAGGCCGAAATCGAGATGCTTTCTAAGCTGCGTCACTGTCACTTGGTGTCTCTTATCGGTTTTTGTGATGATAACAATGAGATGATCTTAGTTTATGCATATATGCCTAATGGAACCCTCTACCATCATCTGCACAAATCTGAGACTCCTTTAAATTGGGTTCAACGACTTAAGATAGCCATAGGTGCTGGTCGTGGGTTGGACTACCTTCACACAGGTTTTGGAACTCAACAAGGAGTCATTCATCGTGATGTGAAGAGTTCAAACATTCTTTTGGATGAGAACTGGGCAGCTATGATTTCTGATTTCGGGCtgtccaaattaggcccaatcaACCAATCATTATCATTTATTGATGCAAGTGTTAAAGGCACATTCGGATATCTGGATCCAGAGTATTTCTATACCAGAAGGCTGACAAGGAAGACAGATGTATATGCATTTGGGGTTGTGTTGTTTGAATTGCTAACAGGGAGGCTTGCAGTAGATGAACAAAATGTGTACGACCAATGCAGTTTGGTAAGGTGGGCTCAAAAATGCGTGAAAGCACGAAAATTAGACCAAATGGTTGATTCTAGTATTGCGGGAACAGTATTTCCCAAATGTTTGCGAGGTTTTGCACATATTGCAGATCGTTGTTTGCGTAGTCATCTAAAAGAACGTCCCACCATGGCCGAGATTGTTGTCTCACTTCAGGCTTTACTCGAACTACAAGAAAGATATGACAATTCTTCTGAGCCATCAGGCATAAGTGGATTCACTTGGAAGATTCATAAGTACCTTGTTTCTGCCACTAAACTAAACGCTG ATCAAACTGGAGCAAGTTCATCAATCTGCCCTGAAAATAACATGAATCGGTTGCCTAAGGAATTAGTGGCTATAGATCTGAAATCATTCAAGTATTCTGAACTGACAAGTAGGTTGCCTAAGGAATTAGTGGCTATAGATCTGAAATCATTCAAGTATTCTGAACTGACAAGTGCTACGAAGAACTTTGGAAACGACAATCTTTTGAGTTACAAGAGTTTTGGGAAGGTTTACAAAGGATGGATTGATAGAACAACATATTCCCCCTCTGAAGATAATACTAGATTGCCGGTTGCAATTAAGAGGCTCGACAACTACAAATGTGCAGATCAG TTGGATCTGGAAATGATGAAAGAATTTATTCATCCCAACCTTGAAAAGCTCATAGGATATTGCTTGCATGGCCAAAAGCTCTTCCTTGTGTATGAATTCATGCCTAATGGAAACTTTGAGGATCTCCTCGATAGCG GAGGCGTAGCACAACTTCCATTGGTTACAAAGGTGAAAATAGCAATAGGAATTGCTAGAGGGATTGTTTTCTTGCACAAAACACAAGATCCAGTTGGTTCTTTTATTAGTGGATCAGTTTCTCGGTCACTGCTTGACAGACGTAAGATTTTATTGGATGAG GATTTTACAGCAAAGCTTTCAGGTTATGACGTTATTAAGTTAATACGTGGTTTCTATCCTGATGAAACTGGGCGTCTTCGTTATGGTGGCATTAGCGACTCTTATCCTAGGTGGTGCG GGCCCTTGGAACTACAGAGCGATATCTCGGGTTTTACAGTGGTATTCGCGGAATTGGTAACAGGGATACAGATATCTATTGGAAATTTCTTCCAAGAGATTtataatccatggtttaaacaaTATAAACTGTCCGTTTGGTGA